From Verrucomicrobiia bacterium, the proteins below share one genomic window:
- the gatC gene encoding Asp-tRNA(Asn)/Glu-tRNA(Gln) amidotransferase subunit GatC has product MAAAEIDVKYVAHLARIALSPDEEEQLSSQLGNILSYIEQLKEVDVSSVEPTAHAFPIVNVTRPDEPRPCLPNEEALRNAPAQASGQFIVPRIVE; this is encoded by the coding sequence ATGGCAGCCGCTGAAATTGACGTTAAATATGTCGCGCATCTCGCGCGCATCGCCCTGTCGCCCGACGAGGAAGAACAGCTCTCCTCCCAGCTGGGGAACATCCTCAGTTACATAGAACAACTGAAGGAGGTCGATGTTTCCTCCGTGGAGCCCACTGCCCATGCATTTCCGATCGTGAACGTCACGCGTCCCGACGAACCCCGCCCCTGCCTGCCCAATGAAGAAGCATTGCGCAACGCTCCAGCCCAGGCCAGTGGGCAGTTCATTGTCCCGCGAATCGTTGAGTAA